A region from the Zonotrichia leucophrys gambelii isolate GWCS_2022_RI chromosome Z, RI_Zleu_2.0, whole genome shotgun sequence genome encodes:
- the ZBTB7C gene encoding zinc finger and BTB domain-containing protein 7C isoform X1: MSGDHLTALSTFQDQALGNGQRSERSITILKQNQGYWALNENMANGIEDLIGIPFPNHSSEVLCGLNEQRHDGLLCDVILIVQDQEYRTHRSVLAACSKYFKKLFTTGTLTDQPYVYEIDFVKPEALSAILEFAYTSTLTITTSNVKHILSAAKMLEIQSIINVCLEIMEPDREAEEEDDKEEDDDDEDEDEDEEEEEEEEVEDFVNQENLTDVQEVSCHQSPSESDLTEEAYTEAPKDFPNHFPASNSSGHLGMIRDFSIESLLSENLYPKANIPERRPALSPFAPSFFPHLWNGDFNSFPQLQEPQVDNGPLDLVINKRKIKEEEEKEDLPPPPFPNDFFKDMFANTPAAPLGHIKAETDYSAYLNFLSATQFGGVFPPWPLEEERKIKPKASQQCPICNKVIMGAGKLPRHMRTHTGEKPYMCNICEVRFTRQDKLKIHMRKHTGERPYLCIHCNAKFVHNYDLKNHMRIHTGIRPYQCEFCYKSFTRSDHLHRHIKRQSCRIARSRRGRKPAAWRAASLLFAPGGPPVESGFVMPPTLEEMSGHLGSTAMCLPGPSPKHFLSGAKAPFSLQELESQIEETQMKLFRRAQMDMERNAGIFAFALGHNENLAAQPFFPLPDPWSTGFSGLAGLGHVAPISEASN; the protein is encoded by the exons GGCACTAAATGAGAATATGGCCAATGGCATTGAAGATCTTATCGGGATCCCATTCCCGAACCACAGCAGCGAGGTGCTGTGCGGCCTGAACGAGCAGCGGCACGACGGGCTCCTGTGCGATGTCATCCTCATCGTGCAGGACCAGGAGTACCGCACCCACCGCTCCGTCCTGGCCGCCTGCAGCAAGTACTTCAAAAAACTCTTCACTACCGGCACTTTAACGGACCAGCCCTATGTTTACGAGATTGACTTTGTCAAGCCTGAAGCACTTTCTGCCATCCTCGAGTTCGCCTACACCTCAACCCTCACCATCACCACCTCAAACGTCAAGCACATCCTCAGCGCCGCCAAGATGCTGGAGATCCAGAGCATCATCAACGTCTGCCTGGAAATCATGGAGCCTGACAGGGAGGCCGAGGAGGAAGATGACAAAGAGGAGGACGACGACGATGAAGACGAAGATGAAGacgaggaggaagaggaggaggaggaagtggAAGATTTTGTCAATCAGGAGAACCTAACTGACGTACAAGAAGTAAGCTGCCACCAAAGCCCTTCTGAGTCCGATCTCACCGAAGAAGCTTATACAGAAGCGCCTAAAGATTTTCCAAATCACTTCCCAGCCAGTAACTCCTCTGGACACTTGGGCATGATACGAGACTTCTCCATAGAGTCCTTGCTGAGTGAAAACTTGTACCCTAAGGCAAACATCCCAGAACGGAGGCCAGCTCTGTCTCCTTTTGCCCCCAGCTTCTTCCCCCACCTGTGGAACGGCGACTTCAACTCTttcccccagctccaggagccgcAAGTAGACAACGGCCCCTTGGATCTGGTGATCAATAAGAGGAAGAtcaaggaagaggaggagaaggaagaccTGCCTCCGCCTCCTTTCCCTAATGACTTCTTCAAGGACATGTTTGCCAACACGCCAGCAGCTCCCTTAGGGCATATTAAAGCAGAGACTGACTATAGCGCTTATCTCAATTTCTTAAGTGCTACCCAGTTTGGAGGAGTTTTCCCCCCATGGCCCctggaggaagagaggaaaataaagcccAAGGcatcccagcagtgtcccatcTGTAACAAAGTCATCATGGGGGCTGGCAAGCTGCCCAGGCACATGAGGACCCACACGGGGGAGAAGCCCTATATGTGCAATATCTGTGAAGTTCGCTTTACCAG GCAGGACAAGCTCAAAATCCACATGCGGAAGCACACGGGCGAGCGGCCGTACCTGTGCATCCACTGCAACGCCAAGTTCGTGCACAACTACGACCTGAAGAACCACATGCGCATCCACACGGGCATCAGGCCCTACCAGTGCGAGTTCTGCTACAAGAGCTTCACCCGCTCCGACCACCTGCACCGCCACATCAAGCGGCAGAGCTGCCGCATCGCGCGCTCCCGGCGCGGCCGCAAGCCGGCGGCGTGGCGGGCGGCCAGCCTGCTCTTCGCGCCCGGGGGCCCGCCCGTGGAGAGCGGCTTCGTGATGCCGCCCACGCTGGAGGAGATGAGCGGCCACCTCGGCAGCACGGCCATGTGCCTTCCCGGGCCCAGCCCCAAGCACTTCCTGAGCGGGGCCAAGGCGCCCttcagcctgcaggagctggagagccaGATTGAAGAGACGCAGATGAAGCTCTTCAGGCGGGCCCAGATGGACATGGAGAGGAACGCGGGCATCTTCGCATTCGCCCTGGGCCACAATGAAAACCTCGCTGCCCAACCCTTCTTCCCTCTCCCCGACCCTTGGAGCACAGGCTTCAGTGGCTTGGCGGGGCTTGGCCACGTGGCTCCCATCTCAGAGGCCAGCAACTAA
- the ZBTB7C gene encoding zinc finger and BTB domain-containing protein 7C isoform X2, which produces MANGIEDLIGIPFPNHSSEVLCGLNEQRHDGLLCDVILIVQDQEYRTHRSVLAACSKYFKKLFTTGTLTDQPYVYEIDFVKPEALSAILEFAYTSTLTITTSNVKHILSAAKMLEIQSIINVCLEIMEPDREAEEEDDKEEDDDDEDEDEDEEEEEEEEVEDFVNQENLTDVQEVSCHQSPSESDLTEEAYTEAPKDFPNHFPASNSSGHLGMIRDFSIESLLSENLYPKANIPERRPALSPFAPSFFPHLWNGDFNSFPQLQEPQVDNGPLDLVINKRKIKEEEEKEDLPPPPFPNDFFKDMFANTPAAPLGHIKAETDYSAYLNFLSATQFGGVFPPWPLEEERKIKPKASQQCPICNKVIMGAGKLPRHMRTHTGEKPYMCNICEVRFTRQDKLKIHMRKHTGERPYLCIHCNAKFVHNYDLKNHMRIHTGIRPYQCEFCYKSFTRSDHLHRHIKRQSCRIARSRRGRKPAAWRAASLLFAPGGPPVESGFVMPPTLEEMSGHLGSTAMCLPGPSPKHFLSGAKAPFSLQELESQIEETQMKLFRRAQMDMERNAGIFAFALGHNENLAAQPFFPLPDPWSTGFSGLAGLGHVAPISEASN; this is translated from the exons ATGGCCAATGGCATTGAAGATCTTATCGGGATCCCATTCCCGAACCACAGCAGCGAGGTGCTGTGCGGCCTGAACGAGCAGCGGCACGACGGGCTCCTGTGCGATGTCATCCTCATCGTGCAGGACCAGGAGTACCGCACCCACCGCTCCGTCCTGGCCGCCTGCAGCAAGTACTTCAAAAAACTCTTCACTACCGGCACTTTAACGGACCAGCCCTATGTTTACGAGATTGACTTTGTCAAGCCTGAAGCACTTTCTGCCATCCTCGAGTTCGCCTACACCTCAACCCTCACCATCACCACCTCAAACGTCAAGCACATCCTCAGCGCCGCCAAGATGCTGGAGATCCAGAGCATCATCAACGTCTGCCTGGAAATCATGGAGCCTGACAGGGAGGCCGAGGAGGAAGATGACAAAGAGGAGGACGACGACGATGAAGACGAAGATGAAGacgaggaggaagaggaggaggaggaagtggAAGATTTTGTCAATCAGGAGAACCTAACTGACGTACAAGAAGTAAGCTGCCACCAAAGCCCTTCTGAGTCCGATCTCACCGAAGAAGCTTATACAGAAGCGCCTAAAGATTTTCCAAATCACTTCCCAGCCAGTAACTCCTCTGGACACTTGGGCATGATACGAGACTTCTCCATAGAGTCCTTGCTGAGTGAAAACTTGTACCCTAAGGCAAACATCCCAGAACGGAGGCCAGCTCTGTCTCCTTTTGCCCCCAGCTTCTTCCCCCACCTGTGGAACGGCGACTTCAACTCTttcccccagctccaggagccgcAAGTAGACAACGGCCCCTTGGATCTGGTGATCAATAAGAGGAAGAtcaaggaagaggaggagaaggaagaccTGCCTCCGCCTCCTTTCCCTAATGACTTCTTCAAGGACATGTTTGCCAACACGCCAGCAGCTCCCTTAGGGCATATTAAAGCAGAGACTGACTATAGCGCTTATCTCAATTTCTTAAGTGCTACCCAGTTTGGAGGAGTTTTCCCCCCATGGCCCctggaggaagagaggaaaataaagcccAAGGcatcccagcagtgtcccatcTGTAACAAAGTCATCATGGGGGCTGGCAAGCTGCCCAGGCACATGAGGACCCACACGGGGGAGAAGCCCTATATGTGCAATATCTGTGAAGTTCGCTTTACCAG GCAGGACAAGCTCAAAATCCACATGCGGAAGCACACGGGCGAGCGGCCGTACCTGTGCATCCACTGCAACGCCAAGTTCGTGCACAACTACGACCTGAAGAACCACATGCGCATCCACACGGGCATCAGGCCCTACCAGTGCGAGTTCTGCTACAAGAGCTTCACCCGCTCCGACCACCTGCACCGCCACATCAAGCGGCAGAGCTGCCGCATCGCGCGCTCCCGGCGCGGCCGCAAGCCGGCGGCGTGGCGGGCGGCCAGCCTGCTCTTCGCGCCCGGGGGCCCGCCCGTGGAGAGCGGCTTCGTGATGCCGCCCACGCTGGAGGAGATGAGCGGCCACCTCGGCAGCACGGCCATGTGCCTTCCCGGGCCCAGCCCCAAGCACTTCCTGAGCGGGGCCAAGGCGCCCttcagcctgcaggagctggagagccaGATTGAAGAGACGCAGATGAAGCTCTTCAGGCGGGCCCAGATGGACATGGAGAGGAACGCGGGCATCTTCGCATTCGCCCTGGGCCACAATGAAAACCTCGCTGCCCAACCCTTCTTCCCTCTCCCCGACCCTTGGAGCACAGGCTTCAGTGGCTTGGCGGGGCTTGGCCACGTGGCTCCCATCTCAGAGGCCAGCAACTAA